Proteins encoded in a region of the Deinococcus aerius genome:
- a CDS encoding NAD(P)-dependent alcohol dehydrogenase → MTDSRSSRTSVLHGIRDLRWETREVAAPGPREVRVRVRRIGVCGSDVHYYTHGRIGGFVVEAPLILGHEVMGVVDAVGEGVTRVRPGDRVALEPGYSCRRCAYCKRGEYNLCPEMTFMATPPVHGALSEHVIWPDDFTFRLPDTLSDDAGALIEPLAVGVWAARKGAVSPGQSVAVFGAGPIGCTTLQAAKAAGATTLIAADLEDFRLDLARRVGATHTINARHEDPIQRVKEITRGDLPLSHAGVDVAFETAGSLPTTRLSLAAPRPGGTTVLVGLPPDPEVSLDIVSAASREVSIRGVFRYANCYPAAIALVERGAVDLDALVTHRYTFDRTPEAFEFADREKRTSMKVMIDVG, encoded by the coding sequence ATGACAGACTCCCGCTCCTCCCGCACCAGCGTCCTCCACGGCATCCGCGACCTGCGCTGGGAGACGCGCGAGGTGGCGGCGCCCGGCCCCCGGGAGGTCCGCGTGCGGGTGCGGCGCATCGGCGTGTGCGGCAGCGACGTTCACTACTACACGCACGGCAGGATCGGGGGGTTCGTGGTCGAGGCGCCGCTCATCCTCGGCCACGAGGTCATGGGCGTGGTGGACGCGGTGGGCGAGGGCGTGACCCGCGTGCGGCCCGGTGACCGCGTGGCGCTGGAGCCCGGCTACTCCTGCCGCCGCTGCGCCTACTGCAAGCGCGGCGAGTACAACCTCTGCCCGGAGATGACCTTTATGGCGACCCCGCCCGTCCACGGGGCACTGTCGGAGCATGTGATCTGGCCCGACGACTTCACCTTCAGGCTCCCCGACACGCTCAGCGACGATGCGGGCGCCTTGATCGAACCTCTGGCCGTGGGTGTCTGGGCGGCGCGGAAGGGAGCGGTCTCGCCCGGGCAGAGCGTCGCCGTCTTCGGGGCCGGGCCTATCGGTTGCACGACGCTTCAGGCGGCCAAGGCGGCGGGGGCGACGACCCTCATTGCCGCCGACCTGGAGGACTTCCGACTCGACCTGGCGCGGAGGGTCGGGGCGACGCACACGATCAACGCGCGGCACGAGGACCCGATTCAGCGCGTCAAGGAGATCACCCGGGGCGACCTCCCGCTCTCGCACGCCGGGGTGGACGTGGCCTTCGAGACGGCGGGGAGCCTGCCGACCACCCGCCTGAGCCTGGCCGCGCCTCGTCCTGGTGGAACGACCGTCCTGGTGGGCCTGCCGCCTGATCCCGAGGTCAGCCTCGACATCGTGAGCGCGGCCAGCCGGGAGGTCAGCATCCGGGGCGTGTTTCGCTACGCCAACTGCTACCCGGCGGCCATCGCACTCGTGGAGAGGGGCGCGGTGGACCTCGACGCCCTGGTGACGCACCGCTACACCTTCGACCGGACGCCCGAGGCCTTCGAGTTCGCCGACCGCGAGAAGCGCACGAGCATGAAGGTCATGATCGACGTGGGCTGA
- a CDS encoding toxic anion resistance protein, with protein sequence MSADKPEPLTPPESLLNAPAAVPQVPAQEAPDMVPLSPEDRARLDTMARAFVEDVLHAGTHSPEFKRKLDAVHDLGAPEQRAAAQVSSRMLERPLRATRAGALAEGSDILKGLTDLRRTVEDLDPSRTPTMRGFFGKLPGGRKAQNALDRYQSAQSHLNAILETLYRSQDELRRDNASIETEKVHLWETMQKLRQYAHVGKAVDDALTQRLALLESTDPEKARIVREELLFAVRQRVTDLLTQLAVGIQGYLALDLVRRNNLELIKGVDRATTTTVSALRTAIMVAQALGTQQAVLGQVTALNNTTGRMIGSTASLLRQQSTEIQKQAGSATVDPQVIQNAFREVYGALDAISTYRAQALDRFKDTIQVLSREVGQAQTYLDRERQNASREVAQGLNVTEKGDLKL encoded by the coding sequence ATGAGTGCCGATAAACCCGAGCCGCTGACGCCCCCCGAGTCGCTGCTGAACGCTCCGGCGGCGGTGCCACAGGTTCCGGCGCAGGAGGCCCCCGACATGGTGCCCCTCTCGCCCGAGGACCGCGCCCGGCTGGACACGATGGCGCGGGCCTTTGTCGAGGACGTGCTGCACGCGGGCACCCACAGCCCGGAGTTCAAGCGCAAGCTCGACGCCGTGCATGACCTGGGCGCCCCGGAGCAGCGGGCGGCGGCGCAGGTGTCGAGCCGGATGCTGGAGCGCCCGCTGCGCGCCACCCGCGCCGGAGCCCTCGCCGAGGGCAGCGACATCCTGAAGGGCCTGACCGACCTGCGCCGCACGGTGGAGGACCTCGACCCCAGCCGCACGCCCACCATGCGCGGCTTCTTCGGCAAGCTGCCGGGTGGGCGCAAGGCCCAGAACGCCCTGGACCGCTACCAGAGCGCCCAGAGCCACCTCAACGCCATTCTGGAGACGCTCTACCGCTCGCAGGACGAGCTGCGGCGCGACAACGCGAGCATCGAGACGGAAAAGGTCCACCTCTGGGAGACCATGCAGAAGCTGCGCCAGTACGCCCACGTCGGCAAGGCGGTGGACGACGCCCTCACGCAGCGCCTGGCCCTGCTGGAGAGCACCGACCCCGAGAAGGCCCGCATCGTGCGCGAGGAACTGCTCTTCGCGGTGCGCCAGCGGGTGACCGACCTGCTCACGCAACTCGCGGTCGGGATTCAGGGCTACCTCGCGCTCGACCTCGTGCGGCGCAACAACCTCGAACTCATCAAGGGGGTGGACCGGGCGACGACGACCACGGTGAGTGCCCTCAGGACGGCGATCATGGTCGCGCAGGCCCTGGGCACCCAGCAGGCGGTGCTGGGCCAGGTCACGGCGCTGAACAACACGACGGGCCGCATGATCGGTTCGACCGCCAGCCTCCTGCGCCAGCAGTCCACCGAGATTCAGAAGCAGGCGGGCAGCGCGACGGTGGACCCGCAGGTGATCCAGAACGCCTTCCGCGAGGTCTACGGCGCGCTCGACGCGATCAGCACCTACCGCGCCCAGGCCCTCGACCGCTTCAAGGACACCATCCAGGTGCTGAGCCGTGAGGTCGGCCAGGCGCAGACCTACCTCGACCGCGAGCGCCAGAACGCCTCGCGCGAGGTGGCGCAGGGGCTGAACGTGACCGAGAAGGGTGACCTGAAGCTTTGA
- a CDS encoding phosphotransferase family protein: MPGIDEQDARVVLGPSARFLASGATCVAYTDGRRVARLTVPEQDARLTVEAAVRRALRAAGVPTPEVLEVGLLPSGRAFTVDTLAGGDGSRPSPAGWADLGGALAVLHALPHSGYGLLEDRADLFQGLACTPADGLRTRLEEVWPFGTTGLTGHPLIVAAPDLAGPLAGLEGDLRDVIGGRTALCHTDLHGEQFRWQAGRLAALLDFGDAAIGPPAWDVASLAYFHGWPAAVEVARAAALPCGREAALFGLLLAFHRASRAVTLNRPARTAEAVTFARGCLARLAGARSSPHERPANGA, from the coding sequence ATGCCGGGGATTGACGAGCAGGACGCGCGGGTGGTCTTGGGGCCTTCCGCGCGGTTCCTGGCGTCTGGCGCTACCTGTGTGGCGTACACGGATGGGAGACGGGTGGCCCGACTCACCGTCCCTGAGCAGGATGCCCGGTTGACCGTGGAGGCCGCCGTTCGCCGAGCCCTTCGCGCCGCCGGAGTGCCCACGCCGGAGGTGCTGGAGGTCGGCCTCCTCCCGTCCGGCCGGGCCTTCACGGTGGACACCCTGGCGGGCGGAGACGGGAGCAGGCCTTCCCCGGCAGGCTGGGCGGACCTGGGCGGCGCGCTGGCCGTCCTCCACGCCCTCCCCCACTCGGGCTACGGGCTACTGGAGGACCGGGCGGACCTCTTCCAAGGCCTCGCTTGTACACCCGCGGACGGTCTGCGAACCCGCCTTGAGGAGGTCTGGCCGTTCGGAACAACGGGCCTCACAGGACATCCCCTGATCGTCGCCGCCCCCGACCTCGCCGGGCCGCTGGCCGGGTTGGAGGGGGACCTGCGGGACGTGATCGGGGGCAGAACGGCCCTCTGCCACACCGACCTGCACGGCGAGCAATTCCGCTGGCAGGCGGGCCGACTGGCCGCCCTGCTGGACTTCGGGGACGCTGCCATCGGCCCACCCGCCTGGGATGTGGCGAGCCTCGCCTACTTCCACGGCTGGCCTGCGGCGGTGGAAGTGGCACGGGCAGCGGCCCTCCCCTGCGGGCGCGAGGCGGCCCTGTTCGGCCTGCTCCTCGCCTTTCACCGGGCCAGCCGCGCCGTCACCCTGAACCGCCCGGCCCGGACGGCGGAAGCCGTGACCTTTGCCCGGGGCTGTCTGGCGCGGCTGGCGGGGGCGCGGTCCTCCCCGCATGAGCGCCCTGCCAACGGGGCCTAA
- a CDS encoding phosphoribosyltransferase, protein MAQDRFLDRRDAGRQLAARLLERHGWPDTTVLALPRGGVPVAYEVAYALRAPLDVFLVRKLGLPGHEEVAMGAIASGGVRVLNDDLVRRAGVSERAIAAVEAREQAELARRERAYREGRTPAPVEGRTALLIDDGVATGATLRAGLQALRSLSPARAVVAVPVAPPEACRMLETQADEVVCLFTPGDFMAVGQFYADFHQTTDDEVRDLLTRAASLHPTQE, encoded by the coding sequence ATGGCCCAGGACCGCTTTCTCGACCGCCGGGACGCGGGGCGGCAGCTCGCGGCAAGGCTGCTGGAACGGCACGGCTGGCCGGATACGACCGTGCTCGCGCTTCCCCGGGGCGGTGTGCCGGTCGCCTACGAGGTCGCGTATGCCCTGCGCGCACCCCTCGACGTGTTCCTCGTCCGCAAGCTCGGCCTGCCCGGGCACGAGGAGGTGGCGATGGGCGCCATCGCGTCCGGCGGCGTGCGGGTGCTGAACGACGATCTGGTGCGCCGTGCGGGCGTGTCGGAACGGGCCATCGCCGCCGTCGAGGCGCGCGAGCAGGCCGAACTCGCCCGGCGGGAGCGCGCGTACCGCGAGGGCCGCACCCCGGCGCCGGTCGAGGGGCGCACCGCGCTGCTGATCGACGACGGCGTGGCGACCGGGGCCACCCTGCGCGCCGGGCTCCAGGCGCTGCGCTCCCTCTCCCCCGCCCGCGCGGTGGTCGCCGTGCCCGTCGCCCCACCCGAGGCCTGCCGGATGCTGGAGACCCAGGCCGACGAGGTGGTGTGCCTGTTCACCCCGGGCGACTTCATGGCGGTCGGCCAGTTTTACGCCGACTTCCACCAGACCACCGACGACGAGGTGCGCGACCTGCTCACCCGCGCCGCCTCCCTCCACCCCACCCAGGAGTGA
- a CDS encoding erythromycin esterase family protein, whose amino-acid sequence MPHAEADLIQTLQDAARPLSGASHDYDELLERIGDARFVLIGEASHGTHEFYRERARLTRRLIEERGFTAVAVEADWPDAYRVNRYVRGQSEDGSAEEALEDFQRFPKWMWRNEDVHHFVEWLRGHNGRHPGAEAGFYGLDLYSLHRSMRAVVEYLDTVDPEAAARARKRYACFDHFGENPQAYGYATEYGNREPCEDAAVTQLLELQRREAEPSRGPLGEDEHFYAEQNARLAINAENYYRAMFRGRDESWNIRDSHMAETLEALVEHGEGQGRRPKIVVWAHNSHLGDARASEMGWLRGELNLGQLTRERWPEETFIIGQSTHHGTVTAAGDWGEPARTGRVRPGLPGSLEDVLHQVGGDFWLDLRSPDVADGLRDERLQRFIGVIYRPETERWSHYVHTRPAEMYDALLHFDETSAVVPLDATAGDEAEEVADTFPFGQ is encoded by the coding sequence ATGCCCCACGCCGAAGCCGACCTCATCCAGACCTTGCAAGACGCCGCCCGGCCCCTCTCCGGCGCCTCCCACGACTACGACGAGTTGCTGGAACGCATCGGTGACGCGCGCTTCGTCCTCATCGGCGAGGCGTCGCACGGCACCCATGAGTTCTACCGGGAGCGGGCGCGGCTGACCCGGCGGCTGATCGAGGAGCGGGGCTTCACGGCGGTCGCGGTGGAGGCCGACTGGCCCGACGCCTACCGGGTGAACCGCTACGTGCGCGGCCAGAGCGAGGACGGCAGCGCCGAGGAGGCCCTGGAGGACTTCCAGCGTTTCCCGAAGTGGATGTGGCGCAACGAGGATGTCCACCACTTCGTGGAATGGCTGCGGGGCCACAACGGGCGCCACCCGGGCGCGGAGGCGGGCTTCTACGGCCTGGACCTCTACAGCCTGCACCGCTCCATGCGGGCGGTCGTCGAGTACCTGGACACGGTGGACCCCGAGGCGGCGGCCCGCGCACGGAAGCGCTACGCCTGCTTCGACCACTTCGGCGAGAATCCCCAGGCCTACGGCTACGCGACCGAGTACGGCAACCGCGAGCCCTGCGAGGACGCCGCCGTGACCCAGCTCCTCGAACTCCAGCGGCGGGAGGCGGAGCCCAGCCGCGGACCGCTGGGCGAGGACGAGCACTTTTACGCCGAGCAGAACGCGCGGCTGGCGATCAACGCCGAGAATTACTACCGGGCGATGTTCCGGGGCCGCGACGAGTCGTGGAACATCCGCGACTCGCACATGGCCGAGACGCTGGAGGCCCTGGTCGAACACGGCGAGGGGCAGGGCCGCCGACCCAAGATCGTGGTGTGGGCGCACAACTCGCACCTGGGCGACGCCCGCGCGAGCGAGATGGGCTGGCTGCGCGGCGAACTCAACCTGGGGCAACTCACGCGCGAACGGTGGCCCGAGGAGACCTTCATCATCGGCCAGAGCACCCACCACGGCACCGTGACCGCCGCAGGCGACTGGGGCGAGCCTGCCCGCACGGGGCGGGTGCGACCCGGCCTGCCCGGCAGCCTGGAGGACGTGCTGCACCAGGTTGGCGGCGACTTCTGGCTCGACCTGCGTAGCCCAGACGTGGCGGATGGGCTGCGGGACGAGCGGCTGCAACGCTTCATCGGCGTGATCTACCGGCCTGAGACCGAGCGGTGGAGCCACTACGTCCACACCCGGCCAGCCGAGATGTACGACGCCCTCCTGCATTTCGACGAGACGAGCGCCGTGGTGCCCCTCGACGCGACCGCCGGGGATGAGGCGGAAGAGGTGGCCGACACCTTCCCCTTCGGGCAGTAG
- a CDS encoding Ig-like domain-containing protein, protein MMNKAPLRRSATVALALTLSLGLMACGGGITPTVIEVTDVNITLDRNTLSPGETTKAHVVVRGNVVEQLPNQAVTWTSSDKTVATVDENGLITAKAVGKATIRAASAVPGFTNIFSETTITVVAAETAYPTARFSFRPVKTAGPVPTGYTADNGLPYNTTRGYGWVTQDTARSVTPTPIDASKNTRDRRTDLGATTAVEERQYTLIHLQCGNICKLPHITENVAWEYRVEPGKYNVTVGVGDANQSTQDSGPSQHTVNVEGVTLIDKFSATRANPFREATTANAVPVTDGLLTVDAIGGTNTKINYIMITRVE, encoded by the coding sequence ATGATGAACAAAGCACCCCTTCGCCGTTCGGCCACCGTCGCGCTCGCCCTGACCCTCTCGCTGGGCCTGATGGCCTGCGGGGGCGGGATCACCCCGACCGTTATCGAGGTCACCGATGTCAACATCACCCTGGACAGGAACACGCTGTCCCCGGGTGAGACCACCAAGGCCCACGTCGTCGTTCGCGGCAACGTGGTGGAGCAGTTGCCCAACCAGGCGGTGACCTGGACCTCCAGCGACAAGACCGTCGCGACGGTGGACGAGAATGGCCTGATCACCGCCAAGGCGGTCGGCAAGGCCACCATCCGCGCGGCCTCGGCGGTTCCCGGCTTCACCAACATCTTCAGCGAGACGACGATCACGGTGGTAGCGGCGGAAACGGCGTACCCCACCGCCCGCTTCAGCTTCCGCCCGGTGAAGACGGCGGGTCCGGTGCCGACGGGCTACACCGCCGACAACGGCCTGCCCTACAACACCACCCGTGGTTACGGCTGGGTCACCCAGGACACCGCCCGCAGCGTGACTCCCACCCCCATAGACGCCTCCAAGAACACCCGCGACCGCCGCACCGACCTGGGCGCCACCACTGCGGTGGAGGAGCGCCAGTACACCCTGATTCACCTGCAATGCGGCAACATCTGCAAGCTGCCGCACATCACCGAGAACGTGGCCTGGGAGTACCGGGTCGAGCCCGGCAAGTACAACGTCACGGTCGGTGTGGGTGACGCCAACCAGAGCACCCAGGACAGCGGCCCCAGCCAGCACACCGTCAACGTCGAGGGCGTGACGCTGATCGACAAGTTCTCCGCCACCCGTGCCAACCCCTTCAGGGAGGCGACCACGGCCAACGCAGTCCCCGTTACGGACGGTCTGCTCACGGTGGACGCCATCGGCGGGACGAATACCAAGATCAACTACATCATGATCACCCGCGTGGAGTAA
- the abc-f gene encoding ribosomal protection-like ABC-F family protein, which yields MLVAVQDATKEYGPLTVLSGVNFAVEPGDRVGLVGRNGAGKSTLMRLLTGEVRPDGGTVRRSPGVRVRALTQDPAFPEGSTVDSVLEAAFHDLDALEAELAEAAAAMASGTPESVLHHEEVLEHYVRRGGFERRGRKEAVTLAFGFRGREGEQVSGLSGGERTRLALAALLVENPDVLLLDEPTNHLDIVMVEWLETFLGRYPGAVLVISHDRAFLDAVTKETAYLRGGTLKVYPGGYTTFRETLDAELERQAAQYAQDAKAIATLQASADRMKVWGLGMSKLARRAKAMQARVDRMQARAAGAPPPEERTTRITFHAPESGDVVLDARHVSKSLGGRTLFRDVNVQLRRGDRVAIIGRNGAGKTTLLRTLLGLTPSDDPRARVLTGARVSVGYYDQALRGVDPSQTLYDVAREYVQKDVEAHTLLGTFMFPYDQHDKPARILSGGERARLALLKLAQEDHNLLVLDEPTNHLDMEMVEALEEALGAYTGTLIMVSHDRAFIEGLADRIWLIEDGEFYEYPGWEDYKAKHRPVQAAEVRPEPKPALAPKGKGLWHLKREVEVIEADISRLETELLHAQAALSSAPPGADFVTLGQAVHDLEVQLEARMEAWGEKQAEVEARGG from the coding sequence GTGCTGGTCGCTGTTCAGGACGCCACGAAGGAGTATGGACCCCTCACCGTCCTGTCAGGGGTGAATTTTGCCGTCGAGCCGGGCGACCGGGTGGGGCTGGTGGGCCGCAACGGGGCCGGCAAGAGCACGTTGATGAGGCTGCTCACCGGCGAGGTGCGGCCCGATGGCGGAACGGTGCGCCGCTCCCCCGGCGTGCGCGTCCGGGCACTGACCCAGGACCCGGCCTTTCCCGAAGGCTCCACCGTGGACAGCGTGCTGGAGGCGGCCTTCCACGACCTCGACGCCCTGGAGGCGGAGCTGGCCGAGGCGGCGGCGGCGATGGCGAGCGGCACTCCCGAGAGCGTGCTGCACCACGAGGAGGTGCTCGAACACTATGTCCGCCGGGGCGGGTTCGAGCGCCGGGGCCGCAAGGAGGCGGTCACCCTGGCCTTCGGCTTCCGGGGGCGCGAGGGGGAGCAGGTGTCCGGCCTCTCGGGCGGCGAGCGCACCCGCCTCGCCCTCGCCGCCCTCCTCGTGGAGAATCCCGACGTGCTGCTGCTCGACGAGCCGACGAATCACCTCGACATCGTGATGGTGGAGTGGCTGGAAACATTCCTGGGCCGCTACCCCGGCGCCGTCCTCGTGATCAGCCACGACCGGGCCTTTCTCGACGCGGTGACAAAGGAGACGGCGTACCTGCGTGGGGGGACCCTGAAGGTCTATCCGGGCGGTTACACGACCTTCCGCGAGACGCTGGACGCCGAACTGGAGCGGCAGGCGGCGCAATACGCCCAGGACGCGAAGGCCATCGCCACCCTCCAGGCGAGCGCCGACCGCATGAAGGTCTGGGGCCTGGGCATGAGCAAGCTCGCCCGCCGGGCGAAAGCCATGCAGGCCCGGGTGGACCGGATGCAGGCCCGCGCTGCGGGTGCCCCCCCGCCCGAGGAGCGCACCACCCGCATCACCTTCCACGCCCCCGAGAGCGGCGACGTGGTGCTCGACGCGCGGCATGTTTCCAAGTCGCTCGGCGGGCGAACCCTCTTCCGGGACGTGAACGTGCAACTGCGCCGGGGCGACCGGGTGGCGATCATCGGGCGCAACGGGGCGGGGAAGACCACCCTCTTGCGGACCCTGCTGGGCCTGACGCCCAGTGACGATCCGCGCGCCCGGGTGCTGACCGGCGCCCGCGTGAGCGTCGGGTACTACGACCAGGCCCTGCGCGGGGTGGACCCCTCCCAGACGCTCTACGACGTGGCCCGCGAGTACGTCCAGAAGGACGTGGAGGCGCACACGCTGCTGGGCACCTTCATGTTCCCCTACGACCAGCACGACAAGCCCGCGCGCATCCTCTCGGGCGGCGAGCGGGCGCGGCTGGCGCTGCTCAAGCTCGCGCAGGAGGACCACAACCTCCTCGTGCTCGACGAGCCGACCAACCACCTCGACATGGAGATGGTCGAGGCGCTGGAGGAGGCCCTGGGCGCCTACACGGGCACCCTCATCATGGTGAGCCACGACCGCGCCTTTATCGAGGGGCTGGCCGACCGCATCTGGCTCATCGAGGACGGGGAGTTCTACGAGTACCCCGGCTGGGAGGACTACAAGGCCAAGCACCGCCCCGTGCAGGCGGCAGAGGTCCGGCCCGAACCGAAGCCTGCCCTCGCACCAAAGGGCAAGGGCCTGTGGCACCTCAAGCGCGAGGTGGAGGTGATAGAGGCCGACATCTCCCGGCTGGAAACTGAGTTGCTCCACGCCCAGGCCGCATTGTCCAGCGCCCCGCCCGGCGCCGACTTCGTGACATTGGGGCAGGCCGTGCACGACCTCGAAGTGCAGTTGGAGGCGAGGATGGAAGCCTGGGGCGAGAAACAGGCCGAGGTGGAGGCGCGGGGGGGCTGA
- a CDS encoding sensor domain-containing diguanylate cyclase encodes MRSSPDRRLTRLMVPAAALLALGLALALPDNDRLWDTLNRALPAPPDPRVVVVGIDDASLQDYGPLPGWPRGLYGQALRTLDEAGVQTVGLDLPLSDLGGGGALTTIFARPNVVVAVEPGETLAVPRARTGVDTLNTDPGGTVRRFQTAYPAPGGALQPSFARQLAVSAGQPVPLETRPQLLRHRRGDPAHLAVIPFRDVVNGNVRFGDLQGRVVLIGLTAEGRPGAAWRDVAGEVTPAVLLHARAVSTLLGAPLLKLPLWLTALLAVAAAVLAVLVRGLWGFVIALGALGLAVPLWLVNVLFPGMTVSLAAIVGTALVALERWWTLRNLGTRDPLTGFGNRLAFTRAIEDRWPGRAGRPIGLLLVDLSGFRRVNETYGRAAGDEVLRQLATRLQSSKRRGDMVFRWGPDEFAVLLDNARPADLTRLSEGVQQSVDGLSYRDLTVRASVGAAATGPETRTPTDLVEAASRSRYRMKYQQEQRE; translated from the coding sequence ATGCGGTCCTCTCCTGACCGCCGCCTCACGCGGCTGATGGTGCCCGCCGCGGCCCTGCTCGCGCTGGGGCTGGCGCTCGCGCTTCCCGACAACGATCGGCTGTGGGACACGCTGAACCGCGCCCTGCCCGCGCCCCCCGACCCGCGCGTGGTCGTCGTGGGCATCGACGACGCCTCGCTGCAAGACTACGGCCCGCTGCCGGGCTGGCCGCGCGGCCTGTACGGGCAGGCCCTGCGGACCCTGGACGAGGCGGGGGTGCAGACGGTCGGCCTCGACCTGCCCCTTTCCGACCTGGGTGGGGGTGGGGCGCTGACCACAATCTTCGCCCGCCCGAACGTCGTGGTGGCGGTGGAGCCGGGGGAGACGCTCGCCGTGCCCCGGGCGCGGACGGGGGTGGATACGCTGAATACCGACCCGGGCGGCACGGTGCGCCGCTTCCAGACGGCCTACCCGGCCCCCGGCGGAGCCCTCCAACCGTCCTTCGCCCGCCAGCTCGCGGTGAGTGCCGGGCAGCCCGTGCCGCTGGAGACCCGGCCCCAGCTCCTGCGCCACCGCCGGGGCGACCCCGCGCACCTGGCCGTCATCCCCTTCCGGGACGTGGTGAACGGCAACGTGCGCTTCGGGGACCTCCAGGGCCGGGTGGTCCTGATCGGGCTGACGGCCGAGGGGCGGCCCGGTGCCGCCTGGCGCGACGTGGCGGGGGAGGTCACGCCCGCCGTACTCCTCCACGCGCGGGCGGTGTCCACACTGCTGGGCGCGCCGCTGCTGAAATTGCCGCTGTGGCTCACCGCGCTGCTGGCGGTGGCCGCCGCCGTGCTCGCCGTGCTCGTGCGGGGCCTGTGGGGCTTTGTGATCGCGCTGGGGGCGCTCGGCCTGGCAGTGCCGCTGTGGCTGGTGAATGTGCTGTTCCCGGGGATGACGGTCTCGCTTGCCGCCATCGTGGGGACCGCCCTGGTCGCTCTGGAACGCTGGTGGACCCTGCGAAACCTGGGCACCCGCGACCCCCTCACCGGCTTCGGCAACCGCCTCGCCTTTACCCGCGCCATCGAGGACCGCTGGCCGGGCCGCGCCGGGCGCCCCATCGGGCTGCTGCTCGTGGACCTCAGCGGCTTCCGGCGGGTCAACGAGACCTATGGCCGCGCCGCCGGGGACGAGGTGCTGCGCCAGCTCGCCACCCGGCTCCAGTCCTCCAAGCGCCGGGGCGACATGGTCTTCCGCTGGGGTCCCGACGAGTTCGCCGTCCTGCTCGACAACGCCCGGCCCGCCGACCTCACCCGCCTGAGCGAGGGCGTGCAGCAGTCCGTGGACGGCCTGAGCTACCGCGACCTGACCGTGCGAGCCAGCGTGGGCGCCGCCGCCACCGGCCCGGAAACCCGCACCCCGACCGATCTGGTGGAGGCGGCCAGCCGCAGCCGCTACCGGATGAAGTACCAGCAGGAGCAGCGGGAGTAG